The Tenuifilum thalassicum genome includes the window TTTGAGGATTTTGTTTCTGTCCTATTCCTTACTGGCAGTAATCCTTTGGCCGTTTTTCTTTTTATTGCGCTATTTGCCACGGCAGGTATTATTACCGACGATCAGAGCATGTGGCTTAACTTTATTGCGCTAGCAGGAGTATTCTTGGGGGCAGCCCTATGGTGGTATGTCCTCTCGTCGTTGGTTAACCATTTCCGCAAGCACTTTAGGCTAAAGCAACTGTGGTGGATAAACAAAGTCTCGGGTGTTGTAATTTTTGTTTTAGGGGGATTGGCAATTATCAATGTAATCCAAAGGTTGATATTTTAAATTTAGTTTTATAAGGTTTTATAGTCGTCCCTACGGGACTAATATTGTCATTGGCTCTTTGCCTCTACCATAAGAACGTCCCTGCGGGACTTAAAATTCAAAAAGCTTCAATTAATTCTTGTACTTACCCTAACTTGGTTGCAGATTAATATCTAATGTTTATAACTCCGTAGAGTGACCAAATGATAGCAATGAAGTATAGAATATAAAGCAATAGTTCCGTAGGAACGGCCTTGGTTTGTTACCATAGCAACTTATTCAATAAAAGTAAAGTTCTCGCTAGTGGCTAAAGCTGGTTTTAAATGGATTTAGCTACTTTTGATGTCAATTCTTTTATCATTCTTTTGCTTATTGGAATTTACGTTCCTTTTATGTTTTAACTAACTTTGAACGGTTTTGAAGAAGGCGAGAAAAAAGAAAAGCCCATTAGTAAGGGCGTTATTTATTGCATTTGGTATAATTTCTTTTGGGCTTGGAGTAATTGGCATTTTCTTACCATTACTACCAACTACTCCATTCATGTTGCTTAGCGCTTTTCTTTTTTTACGTAGCTCCGACAAACTTTACTTATGGTTAGTAAACCATCGAATATTCGGTAAATATATTCACGACTACATGGAGAATCGCTCCATCCCAAAGCGGGTAAAATGGTTTACTCTGATTCTGTTATGGTCAACCATACTAGCCAGCATTTCAACGCTTAATGTAAACAACTATATTCGAGGTTTACTGCTATTGGTAGCAATTGGTGTAACCGTTCATGTTGTTAAACTTCGGAATAGCCATCCAGACTAACGACCGCTTCGTTCAATGGCATCCTCTACCACCATGGTAAAAAAATCACGCATATTCATCCCAGTGGCCCTCACCTGTTGTGGAACTATACTTGCAGCGCTCATTCCTGGTACAGTATTAATCTCAAGGAAATAGATATTTTCGTCCCTGACAATATAATCGACCCTTACTATTCCTTTACACTGCAAACGGTCATATATTTTAGAGGAAAAATTCTGTATTCGCTCTTTTAGCTGGTCAGGAATTTGAGCGGGTGTTATTTCCTGTGACTTGTTAAGATACTTGGCGTCGTAATCAAAAAATTCGGTTTCTGGAATAATTTCAGTAACGGGTAAAACAATTTCGTTCTTGGCTCCTTTAAAAACTCCGCATGTCAGCTCCCTTCCTGAAATAAATTCTTCAACAATCACAAACTCATCCTCAGTAAAAGCCTTATCAATAGCAGGTGCTAAATCATCTATTGTTTTAACCTTTGTGACACCGTAGCTGCTTCCACTCTCATTGGGCTTTACAAAAACAGGAAGTCCTAACTTTTCAACTATCTCTTCGGGGACATAATTTTCGCCTCGTTTTATGATTACATCTTTTGCTAATGATACACCAGTTGCAACAACAAGCTCTTTACTGAAATACTTATTAAAAGTGACAGCGGAGTTCATTACGCCACCAGTGGTGTAAGGAATTTTAAGCATTTGGAAGTAAGCCTGCAGCAATCCGTTCTCACCTGGTGTGCCATGTATGGCAATTAAAGCGCAATCGAATGCTATTCTCTTTCCATTAATTGTTACCGTAAAATCATTTTTATCGATAGGAAGAGGATTTTCACCAGGCTGCTCTAAACTCCAACTATTCCCCTTAACTATTATTTTAAAAGCGTTAAAACGCTCAGGATCGAGCCAGCCCGCAATTTGGGTTGCGCTTTGCAAGGAAATATTAGCTTCGGAGGAATCGCCTCCAGCCATGATAGCTATGTTAAGTTTGCTGCTCATGATTCACAAATATTTATTAATGCAAAGCTGCATGAAATTTTTCTCATTGGCAAATGTTAGTTTACTAGGATAAGAGATGCCGCTACAACACTGGGCAAAATAATACGATTGGCTAGAACTAAAATCAACTCTCTTATCACCGCATACAAAAAAGAAAGATATTATGCTTGTGAGGTGATGGCTCACTATAAAAACCTTTCTAATCTGAGCTATTTGCGTTTTATCATAAGATAATCCCTGGCTTGCTCAGCATAACAATCAGCACCACGTTTCCTGCACACATTTAACACATATCTCCATTCTCGATATTGACACACGACATTGTTTACAAGGCCAGTACCTGATTGTTCGGTTTTTTTGTCAAGTTACAAGTAAATAAGCAAGTTGCAATCATTTCAAACTACTGAAACTCTAATTGGCTACTCTGTGTTCTGGCAATTGGAGTTTTTTGATAATACAACTTGTCATCATCAAGAATTCTCCAAATCTTTAGCAATTTAGCATTAAGCATAGACTCATGAGGATTCTCAATAATTTTCCATGATAAAACGGTGCAATTATTATCAATTTTCACAACTGGCTCTTCTGACTCTGCTATTTTCAGAATTGCATTTTTTTCACAACTATTTTTATTAAAATTGGGTTTGTCAGCATTTGTGAAGATAAATAATACTAAAGACACTAAAGGTATATACCAGTAATTTTGTTTGTGCGAAAAATTTTTCAAAATAAAAATTGTTGTTTTGGCAAAAACAAACATTAAACTTACTGTTATTGGTATGATTGTGTCATATCTAAGGACATAAGGGCGATAATTTCGATATCCACCAAGAGGTAATAGTGCTATGTAAATTAGAGAAAACAGTCCAATCCATTTAAATGTTTTCAATAGTTTTTCACCTTCTGGATTTCTATATTTATTACGAATAATTAACGCATTGATTAATAAGAATAAAAACAAAACAGGAAATCCCAATTTTTGAGTAAACGAATAGTATATACCTTCAGGTAGTCTTGAATATAATGCTGATAATGGCATTCTATTGGCAATATTTACAGAATTATATCTTCCAAGAAATAAGGAATATAATGAGAGAACACAAATGGGTATCAAGTAAAAATAAATTTCTTGGGGTATATTACGAATAGTCAATTTTAATTTAATAGCTCTTTTGGTAATGTTTGAGTCGTTTAAATTTTGTGAGAAATAATGTATAAAAAACAGCATACTTATCACTAATGATATTCCAGGATTTAAAGGCCCACTTAGGCTAGATACTAAAGCCAGTAGAATCCAAAAGTATTTTATGTATTTCATTCTTTTTAATTCAAATCCATAAAATTGTTTTAAATAAAGTGGAGTAAAATATATTAGAATTAAAATAGTAGGAAGCGCGTAGAAAAAGGTATAGGTAGTGGATGGGTCAATGATACCCATATAGCCTCTATATCCGTTTGTCTGAAAAAGCGGGGTTATTAGGATTGCAGCCACTAAAAAATCAAATTTCATAACGCCTCCCGAAATAAGAATAGAAAGTAAAAAAATAATTATAATTTGAATTATTGTCTTAGCCAATGCGCATGATAGGTATGCGCTATTTAGAGGGCTTGTGAAATTTTGAAGAAATAATGGAACATAATTAAAATATTTATAAAAAGTCCAATGACAGAAAAACCTGTTCGGATTAGGATAAGTTGTATGGTATAAAATAGCTCTTATACCGAATGGACTTTCAAGAATTGGTTTCACGTCTTCAGCAGGAACTATGCCACTCGCCATATCTCCATCAAAGGGTGTATAGTAATTCTGTAAGAATGTGTATCCAATATCCGCAAGTAATAATGCTACTATTAGTAAAGCAAAAACTTTCTTAATCATTTAGTGCCCATAGGTTTAATTAAATGGTTGGTGCGAAACGGTTACATGTATGAAACGTTAGGGATTGCGGGCTTGGTCCCTGTCTGCCGTTACAGAAGCTAATGCGGGGCAGAACACTTAATACAACCACTTAAACCCCAATACTTTATACATAATACTGTATGCCGTTTTTTATATTCTCTATTCGTTATTTTTTTATAATTAGAATTTCCAGCATCCATCGCAGTTTTGTGTTATATGGGAACAAGTTGCTTTCCAGTACTATCTACAAGACCCCATTTACTATTCTTTTTAACACAAACATTTCCTTCTGACCAAATCTCTACATCATCATATTCAAAATGAATATGATTTAATCCTTTCTTATTTATAACACTCCAACATTTCCCTTTTTGAACTGCTAAAAATCCTTCAGAAAAATAACGCCAATCCTCTAACCCGTATGAAGTAAATTTAATACTATCAAATTCAAAATTAACTATAATATTGTTGTATTTATCAATAAGACCCCATTTCCCATTTTTCTTTACAGCGCAATAACCATCTTGCGAGAAAAACCATCGTCCACCTTCAACAGAAACTTCTTCAGAAACAAGAATATCATTGTACATAAATGGCACAACTAACTCGCCTTTTTCATTAAGAAAACCCCATAAACCGTCCTTTTTTGCAGCGGCTCTTTTCTCGTAAAATAATTGCACGTCTGGAATGTAAAATTCATCATAAACACAGTCGGCTAATACTTCATCTTTTTTATTGACTAGTCCCCATTTCCCGTCCCTTTTCACGATTGCCGTTTCTCCATTGTAATCAAAATATTCAATGTAAGGACCTTCCATTCTGCTCGTTTTTTTATAATCAAAAGTATATATGTCATCATAATTAAAGGAAATTATAACCTTCCCTTCACTGCTGATGAGTCCCCACTTCCCATCTTTTTTAACTTTTGCGTAAGGAGAAAAATATACTTTGTTTGTTGGAACACATTTCCCATTAACGTTTCCATATGCATAATTTTCAGCATCAACTACACTGTCGAAAATACAAGGAAATAGTTCTTCACCGTTCTCATATAAGAACCCAATTTTTCCATTGGCTCTTACTAATTTTAAGGTTTTAGAATTGCCATCAGTATCTTCATACCAATCATTGGTTTCTTCCATCGAATCATAATCTTTTGTTTGGCTTTGTGCTACTTTCGATTGGGAAGAATTTCTACATCCAATGTTGATTAAAATTATTAAAGTAAGTAATCCGATTTTTTTTATATCTTCCATTTCAGTTTTATTTTCAGGTTTTGAAGGCTGCGATTGTGTTTTTGTCAAAATGGCATACAACGTATGTGTAAAAGTTAATTGCAGTTTATATATTATTACTATCACTGTGTGTAAGTGCTTGTTATTCTATTGATGTCTTCTGAAGTTTTATTCAAAGTGCTTCAGAATTTTGTGAGAGATCTTTTACAAACATGTCTATAAATATCTGTCGTACTGTTTGACTTATGCCCTAGTATGTTGTTTGCCATGAATATGTTTTATTTTAGTTTATGTATTCATAACCTGTGTGGTAGGTTAAAACAAATGTAAAAATTTTTTATTGTCATCAAAAGGATTTCTCAGAAATATTTATTGATCAACTCAACCTTTGTTTAACCATCGTCAATTTAACCTTGCCAATTGTAATAGCATAATACAATTTTCTGCAGGGGGCTTTTCCCCCATTTGATGAAGAGTTTTAAATGTTTAAAACATGGCGCAGTTCAGTGGTTGGGTGTGTATTATTTCCCAATTTGTTGAGACCAGTCCTAGTACATCGATCTATTCTGATTATTTCCGTTTCATTCCTCTCGCTTCTTCTAACTTTCTCATATCCTTCAACAAGAGATGCTTCGACAAGCTCAGCAAGACATTAATTCAAGATTTCATATTCAAGATTCAAGATTTGTCACATGAAATTCCGATTCCTTCCGAATATTTCCGAATCATTCCGAGTCATTCCTCTAACTTCATTTAACTTCTTCTAACTTCTTCATATTCTTCAAGAAGAGATACCTCGACTACGCTCGGCATGACACAAATGGTTCAAAATTCAAATTTGATATCTTTGGATTTTCGGTTTACAAGAAAACGGCATAAAAGGCTATTCCGCGAATGGGTCGTGGGTGGGTCGTTGCATAGGGCAAAGGAAGCGGTGCTGTTTGAGCCATGCCTGCGGCATGGCGAGTTGCACCGCGCGGTAGACACGACCACGGGGACCCCATCGGAACAGGCTTTTCAGCCTTGATTTTTTGCTTCTTTTGCATCAAGGCAAAAGAAGGGGAAACAAATGTGGCTTCGACAGGCTCAGCCACCGACAAGCTCAGCCACCAGCAGGCTCAGCCACCACAAGCGCAACATTGACAGGTTCGGAGCAAAAAGGCGCTTCCGATTCCTTCTGAATGTTTCCGAATCATTCCGAATTATTCTTTTAACTTCCTCTAACTTCCTTTAACTTCCTCGTATTCTTCAAGAAGAGATGCTTCGACAAGCTCAGCATGACAAACTGATTCTTAGGACAATTAATCAAATTTGCGATGCAACGTCTCATATTCGCTCTTTGGGGTGGTTCTTCCGTGCATCGCAAATCACTTTGGGGCTTGTTGATTCTACCATTAGTTCGCCCCAACGGGGCTGAATTTTCTTTTTGTAAATCGTCAGATATTGAACTACTTTTCGAAACACCAAAAGCGATGAGCGTTAAACGTTAAATGTTAGGCATTAAACAAAAATGGTTTCCGCTACCTTCCGATTATTTCCGAATCATTCTGAGTCATTCTTCTAACTTCCTCTAACTTCCTCTCATTCCTCTGAAAGAGATGCTTCGACAAACTCAGCATGACAAAAGACTTCCGAATGTTTCCAACTCATACCCCCTCATCCATCACCCCAAAAACTCAAGACATAGGCTTCTCATTTGATACTTCCAGCAAAAAGCACTATCTTGTAAAAAATAAAAATAAAACAAAGAGAAAGAGTTTTTAATGCCATTACCAACAAGTTTACTAAGCGATTTAATCACTTTAAGGCAGTATTTACATAAGCATCCAGAACTTTCAGGCTTTGAAAGTGCAACTAGCCAAAAAGTAGCAGAGCTACTTGCCGAAACAAATCCAACAGAAATTATTGAGAACATTGGTGGTTATGGTGTAGCAGCAGTCTTTGATTCTGGGCACAATGGCCCAACAGTCCTATTTAGGGCCGATATGGATGCGCTTCCAATTGAGGAAAGCAACTTATTCGCCTACAGATCGAGCAATAGGGGAATAGCTCACCTTTGTGGCCATGATGGGCACACATCCATTCTTGTAGGTTTAGCCAAAATCCTAAGCGTTAATCCACCAAAGAGAGGGAAAGTTGTGTTACTTTTCCAGCCAGCTGAAGAAACTGGCGAGGGTGCTTCAAAAGTAATTTCCGATCCAAAATTTAAGCGCATAAAACCCGATTATGCTTTTGGCCTTCATAATCTTCCTGGATTTGAAAAAGGAACTATCTACACTCGTGTTGGAACTTTTGCATCTGCATCAACAGGGATGATTGTTGAGCTAAAAGGATTATCGTCGCATGCCGCACATCCCGAAGATGGGAATAATCCCGACAGAGCAATGGCTAATATCATTTTAGGTTTTAACAAAATAGCATCAGAGAAGGCCGGTTTTAAAGATTTTGTACTACTAACAGTAATACATGCAAAATTAGGAGAAGTTGCTTTTGGCACAACTCCAGGTAAAGCAACTGTTATGGCCACGCTCCGCTCATTTGAAAATGGCGATATGCAGCTGTTAAAGCAAAAGGCCGAAAGTGTTGTTAATAGCATTTGCTCGGAATACAACCTAAAGCATACAATAACCTACCAGGAAGAATTTCCAGCAACCATCAACCACCCAGAAAGTAATGAGATAGTAAAGGATGCATGCAATAAATTAGTCCTTAAACATCATTCGCTTAGCCTACCCTTTAGGTGGAGCGAAGACTTTGGTCACTTCAGCAACATTTGCAATACTGCTTTTTTTGGAGTGGGTGCTGGCATCAACCATCCACAGCTACATAACGAGGACTACGATTTCCCCGATGAAATCATTGAACCATCTATTCTTGTTTTTGAACAAGTGCTAAGTCAACTATTAAACGGTTAAAGAATCACACATGCAACAAACATCATACATTGAAATTAGTAAATCAGCCTATCGACATAACATACAATACCTAAAAAAGATAATTGGCAGTAACGTAAAACTTTCGGCTGTAGTAAAAGGCAATGCCTATGGGCATGGCGTTGAAAACATTGTTCCTTTAGCCGAAAAAGCAGGAGTAAACCACTTTTCAGTTTTTTCAGCAGCCGAAGCATTGGAAGTATTTAAGGTTAAGAGTGACAAATCCAAAATCATGATAATGGGCTACCTAAGCGACGAACAAATTGCTTGGGCTATTGAAAACGGAATTGAATTTTATGTATTTGATTTATACCGACTAACAAAAGCTATCGAA containing:
- a CDS encoding YbaN family protein — its product is MKKARKKKSPLVRALFIAFGIISFGLGVIGIFLPLLPTTPFMLLSAFLFLRSSDKLYLWLVNHRIFGKYIHDYMENRSIPKRVKWFTLILLWSTILASISTLNVNNYIRGLLLLVAIGVTVHVVKLRNSHPD
- a CDS encoding D-alanine--D-alanine ligase, whose amino-acid sequence is MSSKLNIAIMAGGDSSEANISLQSATQIAGWLDPERFNAFKIIVKGNSWSLEQPGENPLPIDKNDFTVTINGKRIAFDCALIAIHGTPGENGLLQAYFQMLKIPYTTGGVMNSAVTFNKYFSKELVVATGVSLAKDVIIKRGENYVPEEIVEKLGLPVFVKPNESGSSYGVTKVKTIDDLAPAIDKAFTEDEFVIVEEFISGRELTCGVFKGAKNEIVLPVTEIIPETEFFDYDAKYLNKSQEITPAQIPDQLKERIQNFSSKIYDRLQCKGIVRVDYIVRDENIYFLEINTVPGMSAASIVPQQVRATGMNMRDFFTMVVEDAIERSGR
- a CDS encoding WG repeat-containing protein is translated as MEDIKKIGLLTLIILINIGCRNSSQSKVAQSQTKDYDSMEETNDWYEDTDGNSKTLKLVRANGKIGFLYENGEELFPCIFDSVVDAENYAYGNVNGKCVPTNKVYFSPYAKVKKDGKWGLISSEGKVIISFNYDDIYTFDYKKTSRMEGPYIEYFDYNGETAIVKRDGKWGLVNKKDEVLADCVYDEFYIPDVQLFYEKRAAAKKDGLWGFLNEKGELVVPFMYNDILVSEEVSVEGGRWFFSQDGYCAVKKNGKWGLIDKYNNIIVNFEFDSIKFTSYGLEDWRYFSEGFLAVQKGKCWSVINKKGLNHIHFEYDDVEIWSEGNVCVKKNSKWGLVDSTGKQLVPI
- a CDS encoding amidohydrolase — its product is MPLPTSLLSDLITLRQYLHKHPELSGFESATSQKVAELLAETNPTEIIENIGGYGVAAVFDSGHNGPTVLFRADMDALPIEESNLFAYRSSNRGIAHLCGHDGHTSILVGLAKILSVNPPKRGKVVLLFQPAEETGEGASKVISDPKFKRIKPDYAFGLHNLPGFEKGTIYTRVGTFASASTGMIVELKGLSSHAAHPEDGNNPDRAMANIILGFNKIASEKAGFKDFVLLTVIHAKLGEVAFGTTPGKATVMATLRSFENGDMQLLKQKAESVVNSICSEYNLKHTITYQEEFPATINHPESNEIVKDACNKLVLKHHSLSLPFRWSEDFGHFSNICNTAFFGVGAGINHPQLHNEDYDFPDEIIEPSILVFEQVLSQLLNG